GGATCTAAAACATCACTATAATTAACTTCTCGGAAAGAAAAAGCGGGTATCTCTACATCGTTAATCGTAGGTAAGGTTATTGATTTTTGTTTTGGGATATGGCTAACCGATGATGAATATTTACGACAACCCAGATAACGTTCAAGAAAAGTATATACGCCATAGATCGTTCCTTTCCCAGAACCGCCTGATATAATTAAATTTTCGCCATTATTACGGATATAAAAACCGTCGGGGCCCAAGTCTTTTGAAGGAGCCTCTCGACTTGCTCTATTGACCTCGCCAATTAAAATCTCCCCTTTTGACTGTGCATTATTATCAGACTTTATCTGAATATAGGCACCGGAAATTCTTTCTATATAATCCTGGAAAACCTTTGCGGCTAATATTTCTTTAGTAGTCGCTTTTTCAGGTATAATAATGGTACAATCTGATTTCCCATTACTGGTCAGGATAAAATCGTTAGAGGCAGACTTATTTTGACCATGTGTGCTAATGCAAAAAAAGATTGCCATTAAAAAGATTAAAACCTTCTTCGCCACCTTTTCGTTATTTTTTTCTTTCATACAGGGTCTATTATTAATCAAAACTAAGAAAATTTAAAATATTTAGTTTTTTGATTATCACATCTAAAAAATAAAAATAACAACAAATGTCCAAACCTTATGTTTTAATCGATAAAAGCAATTATGGGTCAATTTCAGTCAATGGGAGAGTGTATTTGGGCAAGTGTTTTCTTCGCCCCGAAAAGATTGAATTCTAAGGTTTACTTTAATTCCTAATAAAATCACCTAAATTGATATATGATATCATGAACTTAAGGTTGACCAAAATTAAATACCAATGAACTACAAAGAGCTAATTGGAACAAAAGAGCAACCCATGCTACTCAAAACACCTCCTTTATCTTCTCAATATACCATGCATGTAGATGAAAAGGATGGTAAAGAGATTTTGGTATGTACTGTTAAATCAACAGTCCTCCATTACGACATCAGATGTCTTGATGACTTACACAAAATGCTTCTAAAACAAGGTGATTGGATAGAACTGGCAAGTAAGGATGAAAAGGTTGAAACTAAACCTGATGCCATAGAGCATTGGGGAAGAGCACTTAAAATCCAAATTAGAGATTAGGACTTTGCATGAGAAAATTGACCATTTGATACTTCATCAGCAACAGGAGTTACTTGAAATGCAGAAAATTTAGGTAGAAATGTTAAACGACACTCTAAACAAGTAACCGTTTTAAATTGGAATTAGTGATACTTGGCTTAAGCCACCAAACTTAAAAGACTAGCCCCTAGATTCCACCAAATCAATGTTTAAAAAAAGCTTTGGAAAAGACATTTTTAAAACTACATTTATCATTAGTAAGAAGCATAAGCGAATGACCATTTGCTTCAGAATGGCATCACTCGAAACTTCGATGCTCATAAACAATTGATCTATGTATATCCTACTCCTTATAGCCTTTGTCATTGGCTATTTTTTCATTGCACTAGAACATCCCCTTCATATTGACAAAGCAGCATCTGCTGTTCTTACGGGGGTAATTTGTTGGACAATTCTTGTACTAGGTCAAGAACAAATTTTTCAAACAAGCCCCAGTGAAAGTTTCATCGACGAAAGCATCATACATCATCTAGGTGAAATAGCTCAAATCCTGTTTTTCTTATTAGCCGCTATGACCATTGTTGAGCTAATTGATACGCACAATGGCTTTGAAGTAATTACCTCCAAAATTAAAACGACAAACAGAGTTAAATTGCTTTGGATTTTAAGCATCGTTACATTCATTATGTCTTCCGTTTTAGACAACCTTACTACCTCCATAGTACTGGCAACATTGTTAAAAAAACTGGTTAAGAAAAAAGAAGACCTCTGGTTTTATGGAGGTATCGTGGTCATTGCTGCTAATGCAGGCGGTGCCTGGTCTCCTATTGGAGATGTGACCACCATTATGCTTTGGATAGGAGGACAAGTCACAGCCACCAATATTATTACCAGTATTATAATTCCTAGTATTTTTTGTTTAGTAGTTCCATTAATTATTCTTTCTTTTATTAAAAGTGGTGATGTATCGCAGCCCATTAAAATTGACTCAAAAGATCACGTAGTTCTTACCAATAAGTTTGAATCAAATTTGATTCTTTGGCTAGGAATTGCAGGTTTACTTTTTGTGCCTATTTTTAAAAACTTCACTCATTTGCCACCATTTATGGGTATGCTATTTAGTTTGGGAGTAATTTGGGTGGTAACCGAATTTATGCATAAAAACAAGCCAGACAAGCACCGTCAAGCCTTAACTGTTTCAAATATAATTCGACAAGTAGACACCACTAGCATCCTTTTTTTCCTCGGAATTCTTTTGGCAGTAGCTGCTTTACAAACCGCCGGTCATTTAAGCGATTTTGCAGTTATTCTTGAGAATAGCTTTGGTGACATTTATGTGATAAATATAGTGATAGGCTTGGTCTCTTCCATCGTTGACAATGTGCCTTTGGTGGCAGGAGCAATGGGCATGTACTCTTTAAGTTCTTATCCTCCAGACCATTTATTTTGGGAGCTACTAGCCTATTGTGCCGGAACAGGAGGAAGTGTGCTAATTATAGGTTCAGCTTCTGGAGTGGCTATTATGAGCATTCTCAAAATTGATTTTATCTGGTACCTAAAAAAAATAAGTTGGCTTGCTTTAGTGGGCTATTTCGCTGGAGTACTTGTCCATTATTTATTAAACTAAAGCTTTACATAACTATTAAATGAATATGCTCTAGCCTAGTGTTTTACAAAAGAGAACTTTGCAAAATCAATTCTTTCAGGCTTAAAACTTTCAAGAAAAGCAATCTTTAAAAGTGTGGCTTTATGGCCTAAAACCACACTTTTACTCCTTCTTAGTTCAAGAATTTTAAACTTATCTACATCATCCTGCTTTGGGATCATACAAACTTTCTGGTTTTCACCAGCAAATTAAGATTGCCTTATAGGTTCTTCTTAGCTAGCCTTAGCCCCCTGAACCATTTTATCCATACTTTCCTCCGATATCCTACACTTTCATAATCCCAAGAGAACAATCCCGTCTACCCTAAAAAAACAAAAATGCAGAACCACAAGCCACATAGATTGGTTAAATGCGAAACGAATTTAAAATAGGTTCGAGTGTATTACATTTGTGAAAATTTCAATTTAGAAGTTCGATGGAAAACGAAATGATAGGAATAGTTGGCGGCATTGGTAGTTATGCTGGCATAGATTTAATCAAAAAAATATATGACCAAACAGAAGCCGCTTCCGACCAAGAGCACTTACCTATCTCCATGCTTTCAGTACCTCATAAAATAACAGACCGTACTAATTTCCTTCTAGATCAGACCACTATAAATCCGGGCATAGCCATCTCTGAAATTATTGAGTCGTTAATTTCCAATGGTTCTACGGTTATCGGTATTCCCTGTAATACGGCTCATGCCCAACCCATTTTTGATTTAATAAAAGCAAACGTTTCTGAATCGTGTACGCTTGTTCATCTTATTGAGGAAGTGGGTCAGTACCTTTCTACTAACCATCCAGAGGTCAAAAAAGTGGGCGTTTTAGGAACCACCGGAACCATAATGGCGAAGGTTTATCCAGATGTACTTTCAAAATATGGCATTGAAGTCATTCAACCTTCTGACGAAATTCAGAATCTCTTTGTTCACCCTTCTATTTATGATGTCAATTATGGCATTAAAGCGTTTTCAAACCCTGTAAACATAAAGGCTAAAGAAAACTTGAGCATGGCTGCCACTTATCTTTCAAGAAAAGGAGCTCAAGCAATTGTTCTTGGCTGTACCGAAATTCCACTTGCCATTCAATATGACAAAATAGAAAGCAGTTTAATAGTAGATGCTACAGCCATACTGGCCAAAGCTCTAATCAGGGAATCGAAAAAACGATCTGCTGTTTTAGCAAATTGAAATTTGTAAACAAAACACTCGGAATATCACTATTCAATAAAAACTTTATTGACCAATATCTAATTTTGGAAATAAAAAGAGCTTTTCTTAGCTCCACTAGTAGCCAAAAAGAGATAGCATCTAAATTAAGTTTTGATGGAGTAAGCAACTTCACTAAGTTCTTTAAAAATCACACAAGACTAACTCCTAAAGACTACAAATCTGGTATTTAAAAACACTAGTTTCATATTTACCATTTTTAAGACAGTATTTACCTTTATGGAGGTACTCGTTCTTTTTATGTTTGTAACATACTAGAACTCCGACATCAATAGTGGTCAATATTGATTTTACCAATAACCTTTCTTTGACATTAAAAGAAGGAGTTGGCGAAGAAGGCAAAACTACCCTAGAGATGCTTTATCATATCTCTGGAGAATTTGCCATCAGGTGGATGACCGCCGTGCTTACTTGCACGCCTTTCTTTATAATTTTTGGTGTGTATAACCTTTTTGTTAGGCAAGCCATGGGAATTGCCACTGCGGTCTGGAGTATTAATTAACAATTTAAAGCAAAATTGAATGGTGAAATCATTTATGAAGCAGTTTATGGTTCTAAAGCATTCAAAAAATAGGACAAAAAAAGATTAACAAGCTAAAAGGAAAATACAATTTAATATGAAAGTAGCAGTAACATCAGCCAGCGGACAGTTAGGAGCGGCAATTGTAAAACAATTGATAGCCGAAATAGGAAAAGATAATGTCATAGGAATAGCCCGTACACCAGAAAAAGCAAAACATCTGGGTGTAGAAATTAGGGAGGGCGACTATAACAACCGCGAACAATTTGACAAAGCTTTAGAAGGTATAGATGCCGTTCTATTGGTATCTGGTATGGATGACCCTCAAAAAAGAATCCAACAGCACAGAAATGTGATAGAAGCCGCCAAGCAAAACGGTGTCAAGAAAATTGTTTACACCAGCATCATTGGAGCGGAAGAAAACAATGCATTTAGCCCGATTGTTCAAACCAACAGACAAACCGAAAGCGATGTTAAAGACTCGGGTTTAGCATGGGCTATTGGTAGAAATGGTATTTACATAGAGCCTGATTTAGAATACATAGACACGTACCAAAAAGAAGGCGAAATTAGAAACTGTGCAGCGGATGGAAAATGTACTTACACCAGCCGAGGAGAATTAGGCTATGCTTATGCCAAAATGCTTTTGGAAGAAAAACACAATGGAAATACCTATAATTTAGTAGGTGAAGGAATTACCCAAAGTGAACTTACCAAATACATCAACCAAGTTTACAACACCAATCTTGTTTTTAATTCTATTTCTGTAGCGTCCTATCTAACAGAAAGAAAAGCAGAACTAGGAGACTTTATCGGAACTGTGATTGCCGGAATTTATGAAGGCATAAAAGGTGGAGCTAATGATGTTCCTTCCGACTATGAAAAAGCAACCGGAAGACCACATAAAGCTCCTTTAGAAATAATTTAAGAATTTAAAAACGCTTAAGAAAATGAAAGCAATTATATAAAAGCCAACTATTAGCATTCAACCTGCATGGGATTGATAGAAAATATATTAAAAAAAGTGGTTCTTGATGAAGGTACCATCATTTGTCAAACAGTACTGAAAAATTTATTTTTTTAGTCTTGGTTCCCAGAGTTGGTTACCGACATCAGAAGCCTTAAGGGGGCTTTTTCTATCGTATTGCCTTTACTCCGTGGATTCCAGTGGTTATTGATGAAGAATTTGAAAAAGGAGATATTGAGCCAAGATTTGTACCAATCCTTGGATTTTCCATTGCTCGTACCTTAAAAAAATAATTTCACTTTATAGATTAAACCAACTTCACAACCTTTAAACATTGTTAATTTATAAAGACAAAAAAGTTACTTTTTCGAGCAAATCATATTCGTTCAATCATGACTCTAAGAATTTCAATCCTTTTATTTTTTATATCCTCAAGCTCTTTTTCACAATTCACCCTAGCTCAATTTGAAGGAGGTGAAGATTCTCTAAAAGCTTATATAGAAAGAAACCTCAAACCATATAAGGAATTAAACACCATACTGCAATTACGTATAGATTCTACTGGTAAAGTCACTGAAGCCGACATCTTAAACAGTACAGATTATGAAGTAGATGAAGCTATTTTAAAAATGGCAAACGAAATGCCTAATTCGATTCCGGCTATCCAAGGTCGTCAACAAATCTCTTCTATAAGAATGGTTCCAATCCAATTTGAAATGTCAATGGTCTATACTGCTGTGGAACAAAATCCTTCATTTCCAGGAGGTAGGGAGGCTATGGATGATTTTTTCAATTTAAACATGGGCGTATATGAGCCTAAGTCCAAAAACACCAAAACCGCGATGATTAGGTTTACTGTGCTTGAGGATGGTAAGACCTGTTGTACTATTTTCTTTAACGAAACGCCAAAGCTTATTGAAGAGCAAATTTTAAAAGCATTGAATAAAATGCCTTTATGGAATCCAGGAAAGCAAAATAATAGGCTGGTGAAAGTTTTTTTCACTATGCCTGTTAAGTATGTAGTTCCTTAAAACTTGAATCCGCAAGGTCAAACCTGCCTGTCCTCCTGTCGACGGATAAATCAGCAGGAAGGAAGATAAAAAGATAGAGAGTGAATGGAAAACATGTTCAATAAAACGGAACCGAAACAATAAGCTTTATCAGGACATTTGAGTAATTTGGGATCGGTTTGAAAGCTTTGGCTTTTAAACCGCTTTTTATTCAACCCTTTATAAAACATTTTGGCTTCGCTATGAAAAACTTATTTGCAGTGCTTACACTGCTTACATTAGCATTTAATTCCTGCTCCACCAATTCTGGCACCAGCATAATAGATTTAAAATCAGAATCATTCGAAATCTCTATCAATGATAAGGGGGCAATTAGTAGCTTCATTGACGCCAAAGCAGGTAAAGACTATATTTTAAAAGACACACTGGCTCCATTACTTTCTGTCCGAATCAATAATCAATATATTAACCCAAGCTCCGCCACAGCAAAGGACAATGTCATCACACTGGATTTTGAAAACGATGTGGTGGCCAATGTTCAGGTAGAAGAGAAAGGCACACACTTTACGTTTGAGTTGGTTTCATTGACCAATGCAGACTCGGTGGATTTAGTTCTTTGGGGTCCCTACCCTACTACCATTTCTGAAATCATTGGTGAAACCGTGGGTGTGGTTCGTGGTGAGGAATTTGCCATAGGCATTCAATCTTTAAACATCAAAACCCTAGGAGGCTATCCATGGAACGAGAGCGACCGTATGCCTGCCTTTGACATTTTCACAGAAGAAGATACCACCAGCATGCACCCAGCATCTGACGGAAGTGTGCTTTATAGAATAGAAGCCGCCAAACCTACCAAAGGTGGCAGTACGATTCAAGCCTATACTAGAAATAGAAATAAGGACAGAATTGTGTCCGATTTCAACCATGAAATGCTAGTAGCACCTGCTTATGATGATGGCGGTGTAATAGGTTCTAAAATCGCACTTTTCGGATGTCCTGTAGACCAATCATTGGAAACACTAGGCAAGATAGAAATAGCAGAAAACCTACCGCATCCTATGATAGACGGGCAATGGGGCAAAACTGCTCCTGAGGCCGCAGCGGCATACATTATCACCAATTTTACCGAAACCGACATTGACAAAGCCATAGCCTTAACCAAAAAAGCAGGCTTAAAATACTTATACCATTACGGCAAAACATTTGAAAACTGGGGACATTTTGAACTCTATAAAGGTGAATTCCCGAATGGCAGAGCAGGACTGAAAGCCTGTGTGGAAAAAGCCGAAGCTCAAGGTGTGATGGTAGGTACGCATTTCCTATCTAATTTCATTACACCTAATGACCCATACGTAACGCCTGTTCCAGACAAACGCTTGGCCAAGGTAGGAAGTAGCGTAATCACGGATGCCATAAACAAAACAGCCACTGAAATCCCGATTAAATCGCCTGAGTTCTTTAACCAAATGAAGAACAACACCATGAAAACCGTCATGATTGGTTCTGAACTTATCCGTTACGGAAAAGTCTCTGATGCCGCTCCATGGAAACTGTTGGATTGCCAGCGAGCTGCTTTTAATACCACCGCTGCCGAATATACTTCTGGCGAAACCATTTCAAAACTGCTAGACCATGGTTATAAAGTGTTTTTGACCGATGCAGAATTAACCAAAGAGTTATCCAAAACCATGGCATCGCTGTATAATGAAACAGGCTTACGCCAAATATCCTTCGATGGATTGGAAGGAAACCGTTCTACAGGATTGGGCACATATGGCGAGACTTTAATGCCTTATGTTTGGTACAATAATTTGAAAGACGACA
This sequence is a window from Arcticibacterium luteifluviistationis. Protein-coding genes within it:
- a CDS encoding aspartate/glutamate racemase family protein, whose amino-acid sequence is MENEMIGIVGGIGSYAGIDLIKKIYDQTEAASDQEHLPISMLSVPHKITDRTNFLLDQTTINPGIAISEIIESLISNGSTVIGIPCNTAHAQPIFDLIKANVSESCTLVHLIEEVGQYLSTNHPEVKKVGVLGTTGTIMAKVYPDVLSKYGIEVIQPSDEIQNLFVHPSIYDVNYGIKAFSNPVNIKAKENLSMAATYLSRKGAQAIVLGCTEIPLAIQYDKIESSLIVDATAILAKALIRESKKRSAVLAN
- a CDS encoding SDR family oxidoreductase codes for the protein MKVAVTSASGQLGAAIVKQLIAEIGKDNVIGIARTPEKAKHLGVEIREGDYNNREQFDKALEGIDAVLLVSGMDDPQKRIQQHRNVIEAAKQNGVKKIVYTSIIGAEENNAFSPIVQTNRQTESDVKDSGLAWAIGRNGIYIEPDLEYIDTYQKEGEIRNCAADGKCTYTSRGELGYAYAKMLLEEKHNGNTYNLVGEGITQSELTKYINQVYNTNLVFNSISVASYLTERKAELGDFIGTVIAGIYEGIKGGANDVPSDYEKATGRPHKAPLEII
- a CDS encoding energy transducer TonB, translated to MTLRISILLFFISSSSFSQFTLAQFEGGEDSLKAYIERNLKPYKELNTILQLRIDSTGKVTEADILNSTDYEVDEAILKMANEMPNSIPAIQGRQQISSIRMVPIQFEMSMVYTAVEQNPSFPGGREAMDDFFNLNMGVYEPKSKNTKTAMIRFTVLEDGKTCCTIFFNETPKLIEEQILKALNKMPLWNPGKQNNRLVKVFFTMPVKYVVP
- the nhaD gene encoding sodium:proton antiporter NhaD — translated: MYILLLIAFVIGYFFIALEHPLHIDKAASAVLTGVICWTILVLGQEQIFQTSPSESFIDESIIHHLGEIAQILFFLLAAMTIVELIDTHNGFEVITSKIKTTNRVKLLWILSIVTFIMSSVLDNLTTSIVLATLLKKLVKKKEDLWFYGGIVVIAANAGGAWSPIGDVTTIMLWIGGQVTATNIITSIIIPSIFCLVVPLIILSFIKSGDVSQPIKIDSKDHVVLTNKFESNLILWLGIAGLLFVPIFKNFTHLPPFMGMLFSLGVIWVVTEFMHKNKPDKHRQALTVSNIIRQVDTTSILFFLGILLAVAALQTAGHLSDFAVILENSFGDIYVINIVIGLVSSIVDNVPLVAGAMGMYSLSSYPPDHLFWELLAYCAGTGGSVLIIGSASGVAIMSILKIDFIWYLKKISWLALVGYFAGVLVHYLLN
- a CDS encoding DUF6855 family protein, whose amino-acid sequence is MNYKELIGTKEQPMLLKTPPLSSQYTMHVDEKDGKEILVCTVKSTVLHYDIRCLDDLHKMLLKQGDWIELASKDEKVETKPDAIEHWGRALKIQIRD